One genomic segment of Mangifera indica cultivar Alphonso chromosome 6, CATAS_Mindica_2.1, whole genome shotgun sequence includes these proteins:
- the LOC123218950 gene encoding RHOMBOID-like protein 5: MYVNNCPSRIWVHKCVLEKELGRFSFEPTSENPLFGPSALTLKKVGGLDRKLVEQGERWRLFSCMFLHSGVVHLLFNTLALLSAGIQLEEEFGFLKVGSLYVLSGLGGSILSCLGQDPTRDTVSVGASGALFGFMGSMLSEFITNWSSHTNKCVQLTMLLMVICLNMLVGLIPGVDNMAHLGGFISGFFLGFVLLMCPRQEYFLPGYETTRRKSKYQCHQQFFCVVSLAILIAGYLYGIKLLFKGSQIEKIIPSIPIDDLQGTLTSQLRNATNHTL, encoded by the exons ATGTACGTCAACAATTGCCCTAGTAGAATTTGGGTTCACAAATGTGTTCTGGAGAAAGAGTTGGGCAGGTTTTCGTTTGAACccacaagtgaaaatccactctTTGGCCCTTCCGCCTTAAC GCTCAAAAAGGTCGGTGGACTTGACAGAAAACTGGTGGAGCAAGGTGAACGATGGCGTTTATTCTCTTGCATGTTTCTTCATTCCGGAGTCGTCCATTTACTTTTCAACACCTTGGCCCTTCTATCCGCCGGTATCCAGCTTGAAGAGGAATTCGGATTTT TGAAAGTCGGAAGCTTGTATGTACTTTCTGGCTTAGGCGGAAGCATTTTATCTTGCCTTGGCCAAGATCCCACAAGAGACACGGTTTCAGTTGGTGCATCAGGTGCGCTTTTCGGATTCATGGGCTCGATGCTCTCCGAGTTCATCACAAACTGGTCAAGCCATACGAACAAG TGTGTTCAATTGACGATGCTTCTCATGGTCATCTGCCTGAATATGTTGGTGGGTTTGATACCTGGAGTTGACAACATGGCACATTTGGGAGGCTTCATCAGCGGATTTTTTCTAGGGTTTGTTCTTCTAATGTGTCCTCGACAGGAATATTTTCTTCCTGGATATGAAACAACTCGCCGCAAATCCAAGTACCAGTGCCATCAACAATTCTTTTGCGTTGTGTCTCTTGCCATCTTAATCGCCGG GTACTTGTATGGGATAAAATTGCTATTCAAAGGCTCGcaaatagagaaaattattcCTTCCATACCCATTGACGATCTGCAAGGCACCTTAACTTCCCAACTCCGAAATGCAACAAACCACACTTTGTAA
- the LOC123217916 gene encoding signal peptidase complex catalytic subunit SEC11A isoform X1, translated as MGWIGDSIESIRSMQIRQFLTQAVSLGMIVTSALIIWKGLMCVTGSESPVVVVLSGSMEPGFKRGDILFLHMSKDPIRAGEIVVFNIDGREIPIVHRVIKVHERQDGEVDVLTKGDNNYGDDRLLYAQGQLWLQRHHIMGRAVGFLPYVGWVTIIMTEKPIIKYILIGALGLLVMTSKD; from the exons ATGGGTTGGATCGGAGATAGCATAGAGTCTATCAGGTCAATGCAGATTCGCCAGTTCCTCACTCAGGCTGTCAGTCTCG GTATGATTGTTACATCCGCACTAATAATTTGGAAGGGACTGATGTGCGTCACTGGCAGTGAATCTCctgttgttgttgttctttCTGGAAGCATGGAACCGGGCTTCAAGAGG GGGGATATTTTATTCTTACATATGAGTAAAGATCCAATACGAGCTGGAGAGATTGttgtttttaatattgat GGTCGGGAAATTCCAATTGTCCATCGTGTAATTAAG GTACATGAACGGCAAGATGGAGAAGTTGATGTACTCACAAAAG GAGATAACAATTATGGGGATGATAGACTTTTGTATGCTCAAGGTCAGCTTTGGCTTCAACGGCACCATATTATGGGCAGAGCTGTTgg GTTCTTACCTTATGTTGGATGGGTAACTATTATCATGACTGAAAAGCCTATTATCAAG TATATTCTCATCGGGGCACTGGGACTGCTCGTTATGACTTCCAAGGACTGA
- the LOC123218949 gene encoding SPX domain-containing protein 2-like — protein sequence MKYGKRLRKEVEKSFPEWRGKFICYKQLKKQLNLIDPMSRPRKRTRVSVGDVFDTRNGRNDANLMRVNIGFTRLLDQELQKVNAFYIDKEEDYIIRLKELQNREANLNCSDELLNLQKDILDFHNEMVLLLHYSVLNSTGFVKIVKKHTKRAGGWIHVSFMPRVLDQPIFSTGLLYKLIRECEAMLYRLFLDDEP from the exons ATGAAGTACGGGAAAAGGCTTCGAAAAGAGGTTGAGAAAAGCTTCCCTGAATGGAGAGGCAAGTTTATTTGTTATAAGCAGTTGAAGAAACAATTGAATCTGATTGATCCCATGTCAAGGCCAAGGAAGAGGACAAGGGTTTCCGTTGGAGATGTTTTTGATACCCGCAATGGAAGAAATGATGCGAATTTGATGAGGGTCAACATCGGTTTCACAAGATTGTTAGATCAAGAACTTCAGAAGGTTAATGCATTTTACATTGACAAGGAGGAAGATTACATTATCAGATTAAAG GAGCTGCAGAACAGGGAAGCTAACTTGAATTGCAGTGATGAGTTGCTAAATTTGCAGAAGGATATTCTGGATTTTCATAATGAGATGGTTCTGCTTTTGCATTACAGTGTCCTTAACTCCACAG GATTTGTGAAGATAGTGAAGAAGCATACGAAGCGAGCAGGTGGTTGGATTCATGTTTCCTTCATGCCAAGAGTGCTAGACCAGCCTATCTTCTCCACTGGGTTGCTCTACAAACTTATAAGGGAGTGTGAAGCAATGCTGTATCGCCTTTTTCTGGATGACGAACCATAA
- the LOC123218742 gene encoding pentatricopeptide repeat-containing protein At1g52620, with product MSLCVNEALFNLSFCLCLSLSRMSKSLLSRIKPLHSRKPTSFSPFRLTSRHKEIVNETIEILKTHPQYDQSLETRFANEEIPVSEVAHFVFDKIHDVELGVKFFDWLSKQPKSSSSLNEYACSSFLKLLARFRVFSEIDLVLNSMKLEGLKPTHEALSFVVRAFACSGLVDKASELYDYVIELHNCGPDVFTCNSLLDLLVKCKKFELACKLYDEMCKREGGLDNYSTCIMVSGLCKEGKVEESIKLIEERFGKGCIPNIVFYNTLIDGYCKRGDVESASLLLRELKLKGFLPTLETYGAVLNGFCKDGNFEAIDKLLMEMKERGLNAIVRVYNNIIDARIKHGFNDKAVETIQWIMDNGCEPDIVSINTLICGSCRDGRVEEASQLVKQAMERGLEPNKFSYTPLIHVYCKQGEYVKALNLLIEMTERGHKPDLVTYGALVHGLVTAGEVDVAMTARDKMMQSGVLPDAGIYNVMMSGLCKKGRLPAAKILLGEMLDHNVLPDAYVYATLVDGFTRNGNLDEAKKLFELTIAKGIDPGVVGYNAMIKAYCKFGLMKDALSCVNKMTQKNHAADEFTFSTIIDGYVKQHDLSGALRMFGKMVKQKCKPNVVAYTALVNGFCRNGDSDRAERTFKAMQSCGLVPNVVTYTIIIGSFCNQGRLAKAASFFERMLMNKCVPNDVTFNYLVNGFTNTAPNAISTTESGEDNKPIFLELFGKLMSDGWGQKAAAYNAILFCLCCHGMVKTALQLHDKMAIKGFPQDPVSFAALLLGVCLEGRSKEWKTILPCILNEKELQIAVNYLQSLKQYLPQGMTSEVAFCFKHLVQDLKSQDQKLDDYKISAR from the coding sequence ATGTCACTCTGTGTTAACGAAGCTCTGTTTAATCTCTCATTCTGTCTCTGTCTCTCCCTCTCTCGCATGTCTAAGAGTCTTTTGTCTCGCATTAAACCTCTTCACAGTCGAAAACCCACTTCTTTTTCACCCTTTCGCCTTACTTCCCGCCACAAGGAAATCGTCAATGAAACCATTGAAATCCTCAAAACCCACCCGCAGTATGACCAGTCGCTTGAAACTCGTTTTGCCAATGAAGAAATCCCAGTTTCAGAGGTTGCCCATTTCGTTTTTGATAAAATTCATGATGTGGAACTGGGTGTCAAGTTCTTTGATTGGCTTTCTAAACAACCCAAGAGTTCTTCTTCTCTAAATGAGTATGCTTGTTCTTCATTTTTGAAGCTTTTAGCCAGGTTTAGAGTGTTTTCAGAGATTGATTTGGTGTTGAATAGTATGAAGTTAGAAGGTTTAAAGCCAACCCACGAAGCGTTGAGTTTTGTCGTACGGGCTTTTGCGTGCTCTGGGTTAGTTGATAAAGCCTCTGAGTTGTATGATTACGTTATTGAATTACATAATTGTGGTCCTGATGTTTTTACTTGTAATTCATTGCTTGATTTGTTAGTGAAGTGTAAAAAATTTGAACTCGCTTGTAAATTGTATGATGAAATGTGTAAAAGAGAGGGTGGTTTGGATAATTATTCTACTTGTATTATGGTGAGTGGTTTGTGTAAAGAAGGGAAGGTTGAAGAGAGTATAAAGTTGATTGAGGAGAGGTTTGGAAAGGGGTGTATACCTAATATTGTGTTTTATAATACACTCATTGATGGATATTGCAAGAGAGGTGATGTTGAAAGTGCTAGTTTGCTTTTAAGGGAGTTGAAGTTGAAGGGGTTCTTGCCTACACTGGAGACTTATGGAGCAGTGTTAAACGGGTTTTGCAAGGATGGGAATTTCGAGGCAATTGATAAACTCttgatggaaatgaaagagaggGGTTTGAATGCTATTGTTCgagtttataataatataattgatgcTAGAATTAAGCATGGTTTTAACGATAAAGCAGTAGAGACTATTCAGTGGATAATGGACAATGGTTGTGAGCCTGATATTGTTTCAATTAATACTTTGATTTGTGGCTCTTGTAGAGATGGGAGAGTTGAGGAGGCTAGTCAACTAGTAAAACAGGCTATGGAAAGAGGATTGGAGCCGAATAAGTTCAGTTATACTCCTCTTATACATGTCTACTGCAAACAAGGGGAATATGTTAAGGCCTTAAATTTGCTTATTGAGATGACTGAAAGAGGTCATAAACCTGACTTGGTCACTTATGGAGCTCTTGTTCATGGACTTGTTACTGCAGGGGAGGTGGATGTTGCTATGACTGCTAGAGATAAAATGATGCAGAGTGGAGTGTTGCCTGATGCTGGTATTTACAATGTTATGATGAGTGGACTCTGCAAGAAAGGGAGGCTTCCTGCTGCAAAGATCCTGCTTGGTGAGATGCTTGACCATAATGTACTACCTGATGCTTATGTTTATGCTACACTAGTAGATGGGTTCACCAGGAATGGTAATCTTGATGAGGCGAAGAAACTTTTTGAGCTGACAATTGCTAAGGGAATAGATCCCGGTGTTGTGGGATATAATGCCATGATAAAGGCTTACTGCAAGTTTGGATTGATGAAGGATGCGCTGTCATGTGTGAATAAAATGACTCAGAAGAATCATGCCGCAGATGAGTTCACTTTTTCAACAATTATTGATGGCTATGTAAAACAGCATGACTTATCAGGTGCTCTAAGGATGTTTGGAAAGATGGTGAAACAGAAATGCAAACCAAATGTTGTCGCATACACTGCTCTAGTTAATGGATTTTGCCGTAATGGAGATTCTGATAGGGCTGAACGAACTTTTAAAGCAATGCAGTCTTGTGGTTTGGTGCCCAATGTAGTCACATACACTATAATAATTGGCAGCTTTTGTAACCAGGGAAGACTTGCAAAAGCTGCTTCCTTTTTTGAGCGGATGCTGATGAACAAATGTGTTCCCAATGATGTTACATTCAATTATTTGGTAAATGGCTTCACAAATACTGCACCCAATGCTATTTCCACTACTGAGTCTGGGGAAGACAATAAGCCTATATTTCTGGAATTATTTGGAAAGTTGATGTCAGATGGATGGGGGCAAAAGGCCGCTGCATATAATGCCATCCTCTTCTGCCTTTGCTGCCATGGAATGGTTAAAACTGCTTTgcaattacatgataaaatgGCTATTAAGGGTTTTCCTCAGGATCCTGTATCTTTTGCTGCCCTGCTTTTAGGTGTTTGTTTGGAAGGAAGGTCAAAGGAATGGAAAACGATTTTACCTtgtattttgaatgaaaaagaaCTCCAAATTGCTGTCAATTACTTACAGAGTTTAAAGCAGTATCTGCCCCAAGGAATGACTTCTGAGGTGGCATTTTGTTTCAAACATTTAGTGCAAGACCTCAAGTCTCAAGACCAAAAACTGGATGATTACAAGATCTCTGCAAGATAG
- the LOC123217916 gene encoding signal peptidase complex catalytic subunit SEC11A isoform X2, with protein sequence MGWIGDSIESIRSMQIRQFLTQAVSLGMIVTSALIIWKGLMCVTGSESPVVVVLSGSMEPGFKRGREIPIVHRVIKVHERQDGEVDVLTKGDNNYGDDRLLYAQGQLWLQRHHIMGRAVGFLPYVGWVTIIMTEKPIIKYILIGALGLLVMTSKD encoded by the exons ATGGGTTGGATCGGAGATAGCATAGAGTCTATCAGGTCAATGCAGATTCGCCAGTTCCTCACTCAGGCTGTCAGTCTCG GTATGATTGTTACATCCGCACTAATAATTTGGAAGGGACTGATGTGCGTCACTGGCAGTGAATCTCctgttgttgttgttctttCTGGAAGCATGGAACCGGGCTTCAAGAGG GGTCGGGAAATTCCAATTGTCCATCGTGTAATTAAG GTACATGAACGGCAAGATGGAGAAGTTGATGTACTCACAAAAG GAGATAACAATTATGGGGATGATAGACTTTTGTATGCTCAAGGTCAGCTTTGGCTTCAACGGCACCATATTATGGGCAGAGCTGTTgg GTTCTTACCTTATGTTGGATGGGTAACTATTATCATGACTGAAAAGCCTATTATCAAG TATATTCTCATCGGGGCACTGGGACTGCTCGTTATGACTTCCAAGGACTGA
- the LOC123219245 gene encoding O-fucosyltransferase 13, whose amino-acid sequence MITISVKPVFFTIVFTLSLCLLVVLLSPYSSSFSVSPSSIHTGESDIWSVKRLVEWRPCKWWLQGHLTLLPVETNGYIRVDCYGGLNQMRRDLCDGIGVARLLNATLVLPKFEVAAYWNESSGFADVFDVDYFIQQMNGFIKISKELPPELSSKEPFQVNCSKRKGQFDYVESVLPFLLEHRYISLTPAMSQRRDRYPQYAKAALCQACYNALRLTKSLEKKASELLKAIPKPFLSLHLRFEPDMVAYSQCEYADLSPASMQAIEAARGDRKPWTGELAVIWRKRGKCPLTPNETAFILQALSIPTNTNIYLAAGDGLMEIEGLTSVYTNVVTKSAFLTSEDLIAMHGNTKAALDYHVSINSDSYMATYFGNMDKMVAAMRAFKGLYKTLFLSRRDFAELTAQGVKRKELKQALWKAHRDNFVMGRGSALPDCFCEFKL is encoded by the exons atgattacGATCTCTGTAAAGCCAGTCTTCTTTACTATCGTCTTCACCCTTTCTCTTTGTCTTCTTGTTGTTTTGCTCTCTCCCTACTCTTCGTCTTTCTCAGTTTCTCCCAGTTCAATACACAC AGGGGAATCTGATATATGGAGCGTGAAGAGATTGGTGGAGTGGAGGCCTTGCAAATGGTGGCTTCAAGGACATTTGACTC TTTTGCCGGTAGAAACCAATGGATATATTCGTGTGGATTGCTATGGTGGCCTCAATCAAATGAGAAGAGAT TTGTGTGATGGCATTGGTGTTGCCCGATTGTTAAATGCAACTCTAGTTCTGCCCAAGTTTGAAGTGGCTGCATATTGGAACGAATCAAG TGGTTTTGCAGATGTATTTGATGTTGATTACTTCATTCAACAAATGAatggttttattaaaattagcaAAGAATTGCCTCCAGAGCTTTCATCAAAAGAGCCATTCCAAGTGAATTGTAGCAAGCGGAAAGGCCAATTTGATTATGTTGAAAGTGTTCTTCCATTCCTATTGGAACATCGTTATATTTCACTCACACCAGCAATGAGCCAAAGGAGGGACAG GTATCCTCAGTATGCTAAAGCTGCCCTTTGTCAAGCGTGCTACAATGCATTACGACTTACTAAATCCTTGGAAAAGAAAGCATCTGAGCTTCTTAAGGCCATTCCCAAACCCTTTCTCTCCCTTCACCTTCGATTTGAACCAGACATGGTTGCCTACAGCCAATGTGAATATGCAGACCTTTCTCCTGCCTCCATGCAAGCCATCGAGGCTGCACGGGGAGATAGAAAACCATGGACTGGGGAGTTAGCTGTCATCTGGAGAAAACGGGGCAAATGTCCTCTGACCCCAAATGAAACAGCATTTATACTTCAGGCACTTTCTATCCCAACAAACACGAATATCTATCTGGCAGCTGGGGATGGCCTAATGGAAATCGAAGGGTTAACATCTGTTTACACCAATGTAGTTACCAAGTCTGCCTTTCTCACCAGTGAAGACTTGATAGCCATGCATGGGAACACAAAAGCTGCTTTAGATTATCACGTATCTATTAACAGTGACTCATACATGGCTACATATTTCGGAAACATGGATAAGATGGTTGCAGCAATGCGAGCTTTCAAAGGGTTGTATAAAACACTTTTCTTAAGTAGAAGAGATTTTGCAGAGTTAACTGCTCAGGGTGTGAAAAGGAAAGAATTGAAACAAGCCTTATGGAAAGCACACAGGGACAATTTTGTCATGGGACGAGGGTCTGCATTGCCAGACTGCTTTTGTGAATTTAAGTTATGA
- the LOC123218743 gene encoding pentatricopeptide repeat-containing protein At1g80150, mitochondrial, translated as MLSLRPIRRFCNSAAAIASTNPRAVALNNIQNPKLLVDKPLEEPALVKIKAERDPEKLFQLFKANAHNRLVIENKFAFEDTVSRLAGVCRFDYIEHLLEHQKSLPQGRREGFIVRIIILYGKAGMVKQAINTFYDMHLYGCKRTVKSFNAALKVLSQSRNLEAIQTFLLDVPQQFDIMLDIFSVNIVIKAFCEMGILDKAYLIMVEMERLGIKPDVVTYTTLISAFYKNNRVEIGNGLWNLMLRKGCLPNLATFNVRIQYLVNRRQSWQANSLMRLMQHLRIMPDEVTYNLVIKGFCQAGYLEMAKRVYSAIHGRGYKPNVKIYQTMIHYLCKGGEFNLAYTMCKDCMRKSWFPNVDTIYTLLEGLKKNKQLDKAKMIMSLARRRVPPFSSDQLSSLQSIFSKS; from the coding sequence ATGCTATCTCTGCGACCCATTCGCAGATTTTGCAATTCTGCTGCGGCCATTGCATCAACCAATCCTCGTGCAGTTGCATTGAATAACATTCAAAATCCTAAACTTTTGGTAGATAAACCCTTGGAAGAACCTGCCCTTGTCAAGATTAAAGCTGAGAGAGACCCTGAAAAgttgtttcagctttttaagGCTAATGCGCACAATAGACTTGTTATTGAGAATAAGTTTGCTTTTGAAGACACTGTTTCTCGGTTAGCTGGGGTATGTCGGTTTGATTACATTGAGCATTTGCTTGAGCATCAAAAGAGTTTGCCACAAGGTAGACGTGAAGGGTTCATTGTAAGGATTATCATATTGTATGGGAAGGCTGGGATGGTTAAGCAAGCGATTAACACTTTTTATGACATGCATTTGTATGGGTGTAAGCGAACAGTTAAATCTTTTAACGCTGCACTTAAAGTTTTGTCACAAAGCCGAAATCTAGAAGCAATCCAGACATTTCTTCTAGATGTTCCACAACAGTTTGATATTATGTTGGATATATTTTctgttaatattgttattaaggCTTTCTGTGAGATGGGTATATTGGATAAAGCATATTTAATCATGGTAGAGATGGAAAGGCTGGGGATAAAGCCAGATGTCGTTACATACACAACGCTTATATCAGCCTTCTATAAGAATAATCGGGTGGAGATTGGTAATGGGTTGTGGAATCTTATGTTGCGGAAGGGGTGTTTACCCAATCTTGCAACTTTTAATGTAAGGATTCAGTATCTGGTTAACCGGAGACAATCATGGCAAGCCAATAGTTTGATGCGTTTGATGCAACACCTTCGGATAATGCCTGATGAGGTTACTTATAATTTGGTTATTAAAGGGTTTTGCCAGGCTGGTTATTTGGAGATGGCCAAGAGGGTTTATTCTGCTATACATGGTAGGGGATATAAACCTAATGTTAAGATTTACCAAACAATGATTCATTATCTTTGCAAGGGAGGAGAGTTCAATTTAGCATATACAATGTGTAAAGATTGTATGAGGAAGAGCTGGTTCCCGAATGTGGATACCATTTATACATTACTTGAAGGCCTGAAGAAGAATAAGCAGCTAGATAAGGCTAAGATGATCATGTCATTGGCTCGCAGAAGAGTGCCACCTTTTTCATCAGATCAATTAAGTTCTTTGCAATCTATTTTTTCAAAGAGTTGA